The genomic interval CTCGCCTGACCCGCGCACCATAGACTCGCCATCGTGACCACCGCCACTGTCGGCGCTCCGGGTTCTCCGCAGCGCTATTTCCACTCGCTGTGGCTGCTGTCCGCGCGTGATCTCAGGGTGCGGTACTCGACGAGCGCGCTGGGCTATCTGTGGTCGGTGCTCGATCCGCTCGTGATGAGCGCGATCTACTGGTTCGTCTTCACGCAGATCTTCGATCGCAGCGCGGGCGAGCAGCCGTACATCGTCTTCCTGATCAGCGCGCTGCTGCCGTGGGGCTGGTTCAACTCATCCGTCTCCGACTTCACGCGGGCGTTCAACAAGGACGCCCGGCTGGTCCGGTCGACGGCGATTCCCCGATCCATCTGGGTCAACCGGATCGTGCTGAGCAAGGGGATCGAGTTCATCTTCTCGATCCCCGTCCTTGTGCTGTTCGCCATCCTCGGCGGAGCGCAGGTCGGCTGGGGCATCCTGCTCTTTCCCGTGGGCATGCTGCTGCAGGTGATGCTGCTCGTCGGGCTCGGACTGCTCGTGGCGCCGCTGTGCGTGCTCTACACCGACCTCGAGCGCACGACCGCGCTGATCCTGCGCGCCCTCTTCTATGCATCCCCGGTCATCTACGGCATCTACGATCTGCCGGCCGCCCTCCACCAGGTCGCCGCATTCAACCCGCTGTTCGGCATCTTCACGCTGTACCGCGTGGGATTCTTCCCGGATCAGTGGGACGGGTTCGCGGTCATCGTGGCCGCCCTCATGAGCGTGGGCTTCCTGGCGCTCGGGGTCTTCACGTTCCGCCGGCTCGAACGACCCGTCCTCAAGGAGCTGTGATGACCGGCTCCGAGCTTGCGATCGAGGTCAACGACCTCGGCGTCCGATTCCGGCGCAACCGCCGCGGGCGCCGCAGCTTCAAGGACCTCTTCGCGGATTCGTCGAGGCGCTCCAAGCCGGGGGAGTTCTGGGCGCTGCGGGACGTGAGCTTCGCCGTCAAGCCGGGTGAGTCGATCGGAGTGGTCGGGCGCAACGGCCAGGGCAAGAGCACCCTGCTCAAGCTCGTGGCCGGAGTGCTGATCCAAGACGAGGGTCGTGTCGCCGTCAACGGGGGAGTCGCCCCGCTCATCGAGATCACCGGCGGCTTCGTCGGAGACTTGACGGTTCGCGAGAACGTGAAGCTCACATCGGGTCTGCACGGGATGCCGCGCGCCGAGGTGGCGCGCCGCTTCGACGGCATCATCCAGTTCGCCGAGCTCGAAGAGTCGGTCGACACCCCCTACAAGCACCTCTCGAACGGCATGAAGGTGCGCTTGGCCTTTTCGGTGGTGTCCCAGCTCGAGGAGCCCATCCTGCTGGTCGATGAAGTGCTGGCGGTCGGCGACAAGGCGTTCCGCGAGAAA from Microbacterium pumilum carries:
- a CDS encoding ABC transporter permease — protein: MTTATVGAPGSPQRYFHSLWLLSARDLRVRYSTSALGYLWSVLDPLVMSAIYWFVFTQIFDRSAGEQPYIVFLISALLPWGWFNSSVSDFTRAFNKDARLVRSTAIPRSIWVNRIVLSKGIEFIFSIPVLVLFAILGGAQVGWGILLFPVGMLLQVMLLVGLGLLVAPLCVLYTDLERTTALILRALFYASPVIYGIYDLPAALHQVAAFNPLFGIFTLYRVGFFPDQWDGFAVIVAALMSVGFLALGVFTFRRLERPVLKEL
- a CDS encoding ABC transporter ATP-binding protein, translated to MTGSELAIEVNDLGVRFRRNRRGRRSFKDLFADSSRRSKPGEFWALRDVSFAVKPGESIGVVGRNGQGKSTLLKLVAGVLIQDEGRVAVNGGVAPLIEITGGFVGDLTVRENVKLTSGLHGMPRAEVARRFDGIIQFAELEESVDTPYKHLSNGMKVRLAFSVVSQLEEPILLVDEVLAVGDKAFREKCYKRIDELLADGRTLFFVSHSERDLRRFCTRGLYLDKGRLAMDAPIDEVLDRYNQDYNG